A window of the Deinococcus gobiensis I-0 genome harbors these coding sequences:
- a CDS encoding Asp23/Gls24 family envelope stress response protein — MATPEVDISKSVLLDIAATTLEGIEGTEIAAAPLKMGEVIRNQPGSRRPRALRVTREGQDVTVDLGLNVDYGRNLLAVSQQAQRAVRENIELMTGLKVRAVNVAVQGVCLPRGQAS, encoded by the coding sequence ATGGCAACACCCGAAGTCGACATCAGCAAGAGCGTTCTGCTCGATATTGCCGCCACTACCCTCGAGGGCATCGAGGGCACGGAGATCGCGGCGGCGCCCCTCAAGATGGGCGAAGTGATCCGCAACCAGCCCGGCTCCCGGCGCCCACGCGCGCTGCGCGTGACCCGCGAGGGACAGGACGTGACCGTGGACCTCGGCCTGAACGTGGACTACGGCCGCAACCTGCTGGCGGTCTCGCAGCAGGCGCAGCGGGCCGTGCGCGAGAACATCGAACTCATGACGGGCCTGAAGGTCCGGGCCGTGAACGTCGCGGTGCAGGGCGTGTGTCTGCCCCGTGGGCAGGCGTCGTGA
- a CDS encoding BMP family lipoprotein, with amino-acid sequence MKKIMMLALAVTTSLAAAQTVRVGMAYDAGGKADKSFNQSAYEGASRAAKQLGIQTKDFEPSDPSQNIQGVRSFAKEGFDLTIGVGFANNASISTVAKENPDLYFGLIDDVSTAKNVASLVFNEEQGSYLVGYLAGMNSSTGVVGFVGGMDIPLIHKFEAGYTAGVKAANPKARVVAQYVGTTPDAWNNPAKAKEIAASMRGRGADIIFAAAGGSGGGVVDYVRQTQCLKAAQLPSGVKFSSDNFKNVAKSSGYKAACAGNTRPMFFIGVDSNQNYLGDFDKNPATMNHGLTSMLKRVDNAVYALISDVKADKFKGGERRFGLKDGGVGYAVDQYNKALISSAQVAKVEAVKAQIISGAIKVPTK; translated from the coding sequence ATGAAGAAGATCATGATGCTGGCCCTCGCTGTAACGACCTCGCTCGCCGCCGCGCAGACCGTGCGCGTGGGCATGGCCTACGACGCCGGCGGCAAGGCCGACAAGAGCTTCAACCAGAGCGCCTACGAAGGGGCCAGCCGCGCCGCCAAGCAGCTCGGCATCCAGACCAAGGACTTCGAGCCCAGCGACCCCAGCCAGAACATTCAGGGCGTGCGCTCCTTCGCCAAGGAAGGCTTCGACCTGACCATCGGCGTGGGCTTCGCCAACAACGCCAGCATCTCGACCGTCGCCAAGGAAAACCCCGATCTGTACTTCGGCCTGATCGACGACGTGTCCACCGCCAAGAACGTCGCCAGCCTCGTGTTCAACGAGGAGCAGGGCAGCTACCTCGTCGGCTACCTCGCCGGCATGAACAGCTCCACCGGCGTCGTCGGCTTCGTCGGCGGCATGGACATCCCCCTCATCCACAAGTTCGAGGCGGGCTACACCGCCGGCGTCAAGGCCGCCAACCCCAAGGCCCGGGTCGTCGCGCAGTACGTCGGCACCACCCCGGACGCCTGGAACAACCCCGCCAAGGCCAAGGAAATCGCGGCCAGCATGCGCGGGCGCGGCGCGGACATCATCTTCGCGGCGGCCGGCGGGTCGGGCGGCGGCGTGGTGGACTACGTGCGCCAGACGCAGTGCCTCAAGGCCGCCCAGCTGCCCTCGGGCGTGAAGTTCTCCAGCGACAACTTCAAGAACGTCGCCAAGAGCTCGGGCTACAAGGCCGCCTGCGCCGGCAACACCCGCCCCATGTTCTTCATCGGCGTGGACAGCAACCAGAACTACCTGGGCGACTTCGACAAGAACCCGGCCACCATGAACCACGGCCTGACCAGCATGCTCAAGCGCGTGGACAACGCCGTGTACGCGCTGATCAGCGACGTGAAGGCCGACAAGTTCAAGGGCGGCGAGCGCCGCTTCGGCCTCAAGGACGGCGGCGTGGGCTACGCGGTCGACCAGTACAACAAGGCCCTGATCAGCAGTGCCCAGGTCGCCAAGGTCGAGGCCGTCAAGGCCCAGATCATCAGCGGCGCCATCAAGGTCCCCACCAAGTAA
- the nusB gene encoding transcription antitermination factor NusB has translation MTRRRDKAAQPVGTRRAAREFAFRTLFEAERGDLPLDAVFTRAEGAMREGDDTFPALNAEALDFARDLVRGLGDHRDEIDDTLHRTIRGWTFDQMAQTDLNVLRLATFEMLHTDEPHPPVIESAVRIARKFGGDDSGRFVNGVLANLSRNLAAQGRAES, from the coding sequence GTGACCCGCCGCCGCGACAAGGCCGCGCAGCCGGTGGGCACCCGCCGCGCCGCGCGCGAATTCGCCTTCCGCACGCTGTTCGAGGCCGAGCGGGGCGACCTGCCGCTGGACGCCGTGTTCACCCGCGCCGAGGGGGCCATGCGGGAGGGCGACGACACCTTCCCGGCCCTGAACGCCGAGGCGCTGGACTTCGCGCGGGACCTCGTACGCGGTCTGGGCGACCACCGCGACGAGATTGACGACACGCTTCACCGCACCATCCGGGGCTGGACCTTCGACCAGATGGCCCAGACCGACCTGAACGTGCTGCGCCTGGCGACCTTCGAGATGCTGCACACGGACGAGCCGCATCCCCCGGTCATCGAGAGCGCCGTGCGCATCGCGCGCAAGTTCGGCGGCGACGACTCGGGCCGCTTCGTGAACGGCGTGCTGGCGAACCTGTCGCGCAACCTGGCCGCCCAGGGCCGCGCCGAGTCCTGA
- a CDS encoding Mov34/MPN/PAD-1 family protein, which yields MPVPPSPACSPSLHLPGPLAAELWAQARHEVPRECVGVLGGVQVARPERGGPEWRARALYPLRNVSARPETEYEADPGELLRALRALEAAGLELAALYHSHPRGPARPSDTDRRRAAYDVPYLIADLASGELRAFLLPGGEAVELRVG from the coding sequence GTGCCTGTCCCCCCGTCCCCCGCCTGTTCCCCCTCCCTGCATCTGCCCGGCCCGCTGGCGGCCGAGCTGTGGGCCCAGGCCCGGCACGAGGTCCCGCGCGAGTGTGTGGGCGTGCTGGGCGGCGTGCAGGTCGCCCGGCCGGAGAGGGGTGGACCGGAATGGAGGGCGCGCGCCCTGTATCCGCTGCGCAACGTCTCGGCGCGGCCCGAAACCGAGTACGAGGCCGATCCCGGCGAACTGCTGCGCGCGTTGCGGGCGCTGGAAGCGGCGGGGCTGGAGCTGGCGGCGCTGTACCACAGCCACCCGCGCGGCCCGGCTCGGCCCAGCGACACCGACCGTCGCCGGGCGGCCTACGACGTGCCCTACCTCATCGCCGACCTGGCCTCGGGCGAATTGCGGGCCTTTCTGCTGCCGGGGGGAGAAGCGGTGGAGCTGCGCGTGGGCTGA
- a CDS encoding divergent PAP2 family protein, with translation MNSLAELLANRWLWTAVLASTGAQLLKVLLILLFDRRWRPGAFMETGGMPSSHSAMVAALSTGVALSEGVGSPLFAVAAVFSLIVMYDATGVRHSSGVQARLLNELIQELSAVVREGFAPKPVRVLLGHTYLEMLAGLLLGIGAGFLAFRVL, from the coding sequence GTGAATTCCCTGGCTGAACTTCTTGCCAACCGCTGGCTGTGGACGGCGGTGCTGGCCTCGACCGGTGCCCAGCTCCTCAAGGTCCTCCTGATCCTGCTGTTCGACCGGCGCTGGCGGCCCGGGGCCTTCATGGAGACGGGCGGGATGCCCAGCAGCCACAGCGCGATGGTGGCGGCGCTGAGTACCGGTGTCGCCCTGAGCGAGGGCGTGGGCAGCCCGCTGTTCGCCGTGGCGGCCGTCTTCTCGCTCATCGTCATGTACGACGCGACCGGCGTGCGTCACAGCAGCGGGGTCCAGGCCCGGCTGCTCAACGAGCTGATTCAGGAACTGAGCGCCGTCGTGCGCGAGGGTTTCGCGCCCAAGCCGGTGCGCGTCCTGCTGGGCCACACCTACCTGGAAATGCTCGCGGGCCTGCTGCTGGGCATCGGCGCGGGTTTCCTGGCCTTCCGGGTGCTGTAG
- a CDS encoding nucleoside hydrolase, with product MTASSLPVILDGDPGVDDAAAWLLAFASPELRVLGLTTTHGNVGLDRTTHNAGVVLALGGEAARGVPLYAGADRPLLRAPEEAHAVHGQSGLPARDLPAPLRTPETEHAALFLIRVARAAPGEVTVIATGPLTNLALALRLAPDLAGLLREVVWMGGSTGQGNRTPAAEANALTDPHAAAVVFGSGVPLRMVGLNVTMQCIAGPGRVAALRAPGNRAGAVTAELLEFYADFYRRRYGLDGGAMHDPLAVAAALRPDLLTWQAMPVTVDTAEGPNQGRTVCDLYGVTGAPANARVAVGVDAPAFFGLFTERLARLP from the coding sequence GTGACTGCTTCCTCCCTGCCCGTGATCCTCGACGGCGACCCCGGCGTGGACGACGCCGCCGCGTGGCTGCTGGCCTTCGCCAGCCCGGAGCTGCGCGTGCTGGGCCTGACCACCACCCACGGCAACGTGGGTCTCGACCGGACCACCCACAACGCCGGTGTCGTCCTGGCCCTGGGGGGTGAGGCGGCGCGCGGGGTGCCGCTGTACGCGGGGGCAGACCGCCCACTGCTGCGCGCGCCCGAAGAAGCTCACGCGGTCCACGGCCAGAGTGGCCTGCCTGCGCGTGACCTGCCCGCACCTCTGCGCACCCCGGAAACCGAGCACGCCGCCCTGTTCCTGATCCGCGTGGCGCGCGCCGCCCCCGGCGAGGTGACGGTCATCGCGACCGGGCCGCTGACCAACCTGGCCCTGGCGCTGCGGCTGGCCCCCGACCTGGCCGGGCTGCTGCGGGAGGTCGTGTGGATGGGGGGCAGCACCGGGCAGGGCAACCGCACCCCCGCCGCCGAGGCCAACGCCCTGACCGACCCGCACGCGGCGGCCGTCGTGTTCGGGTCCGGCGTGCCGCTGCGGATGGTCGGGCTGAACGTCACCATGCAGTGCATCGCCGGTCCCGGGCGAGTCGCGGCCCTGCGCGCCCCCGGCAACCGGGCGGGCGCAGTCACGGCCGAGCTGCTGGAGTTCTACGCCGACTTCTACCGGCGGCGCTACGGTCTGGACGGCGGCGCGATGCACGATCCGCTGGCGGTGGCCGCCGCCCTGCGCCCCGACCTGCTGACCTGGCAGGCCATGCCGGTCACGGTGGACACCGCCGAAGGCCCCAACCAGGGCCGCACCGTCTGTGACCTGTACGGCGTGACGGGCGCGCCCGCCAACGCCCGGGTGGCCGTCGGGGTGGATGCCCCCGCCTTCTTCGGGCTGTTCACCGAGCGGCTGGCGCGGCTGCCCTGA
- a CDS encoding DNA translocase FtsK, with the protein MAKAVKARKAAPQASRFDGEALGLVLFALGIFLAVTTLLPASVPDENTGPGVMDRAREFLLGWLGWGAYALPIIPVCYGALVFVGRGVRGLTRRVLGGVVVVFALLTLHEVVQPGEAGRLAALSVGPLAGTVGYVAALLPLVLLTIGLEIVLRYAPLTILKSFFRWLSVLAGGAGTRAQGLIEARQGGRDSARARQDARMGFAASLRELGELRRLYPQDTVLERQWEDMRAAQRTLRGQDEDGLSGLTHDLANWEAMTRQYLASAARDLRATVTAEATPAGAEAEAMQKELSAGRHELSVPLGSTQASGELEVLRRRAVQDLQRLAFRAGRLERERKAAEKALEKADVAVLARETAAQQTRAEGWNELQAEWSAWSQQARHYPGWPDLASAYDRAPTEAAAALAQALRTRPEAALADQAGWRARLEDVLAGLPMDTGRKTGIWPAPAAQAPRPAAAPPPVLDFDFAPGELPLERAPATPQPRTAPAPAPGPRQKGSGPTAAPLGSLEALEADEFGTDGDGSGLDAGLGDWDDDDDMPFGPSSPAGRPPRAAPSARPAAHAAPWESADPEPRGRPAPGAAVQTQLPPASARQAPQAPATSRQGALPLALPQDSLLDPLPPVALNLTALDVAARQRAGLIDETLRHFGLSARVVDYARGPTVTRYEIEPAPGEKISRIASLSNDLARALAVGGVRVEAPVPGKSVIGLEVPNAEREPVTFHQAADAPTFRSSRAKLPIILGKSIDGELMVGDLAKMPHLLVAGSTGSGKSVCVNTLITSLLFKYLPTELRFLMIDPKMVELTPYDGIPHLVRGVVTNPVDAAGVLLGAVAHMERRYKMMSQVGAKNLEQYNAKMRQVGEVELPHLVIIIDELADLMITSPKEVESAIMRLAQMARATGMHLVLATQRPSVDILTSLIKVNVPARIAFAVSSSHDSRTILDSVGAERLTGMGDMLFYQPGLVKPLRLQGPYISENESARITEELRRQVFEDDFVEAYGTDFDGGIEASGPGANGSNLDFSDPLLRQAAQICIEEGQGSVSRLQRRLSVGHARAGKLMDLLEAMGIVSKHQGSKPREVLIGEAQLPEFFGR; encoded by the coding sequence ATGGCGAAGGCGGTGAAGGCTCGGAAGGCAGCTCCCCAGGCAAGCCGGTTCGACGGGGAAGCCCTGGGGCTGGTGCTGTTCGCACTGGGTATTTTTCTGGCGGTGACGACGCTACTCCCCGCGTCCGTTCCCGACGAGAACACCGGCCCCGGCGTGATGGACCGGGCGCGCGAGTTCCTGCTCGGCTGGCTGGGCTGGGGGGCCTACGCGCTGCCCATCATTCCGGTGTGTTACGGGGCACTGGTGTTCGTGGGGCGCGGGGTCCGGGGGCTGACGCGGCGGGTGCTGGGCGGCGTGGTCGTGGTGTTCGCGCTGCTGACCCTGCACGAGGTGGTGCAGCCGGGCGAGGCGGGCCGGCTCGCGGCCCTGAGCGTGGGGCCGCTGGCCGGAACGGTCGGCTACGTGGCCGCCCTGCTGCCCCTGGTCCTGCTGACCATAGGCCTGGAAATCGTGCTGCGCTACGCCCCCCTGACCATCCTCAAGTCCTTTTTCCGCTGGCTGAGCGTGCTGGCGGGCGGCGCAGGCACCCGCGCCCAGGGCCTGATCGAGGCCCGGCAGGGCGGGCGCGACTCGGCCCGCGCGCGTCAGGACGCCCGTATGGGATTCGCGGCCAGCCTGCGCGAGCTGGGCGAGCTGCGCCGCCTGTATCCTCAGGACACCGTGCTGGAGCGGCAGTGGGAGGACATGCGCGCGGCCCAGCGCACGCTGCGCGGCCAGGACGAGGACGGCCTGAGCGGCCTGACGCACGACCTCGCCAACTGGGAAGCGATGACCCGGCAGTACCTCGCCAGCGCGGCGCGCGACCTGCGGGCCACCGTGACCGCCGAAGCCACCCCGGCCGGGGCCGAGGCCGAGGCGATGCAGAAGGAACTCTCGGCCGGGCGCCACGAACTCAGCGTGCCGCTGGGCAGCACCCAGGCCAGCGGCGAACTGGAGGTGCTGCGCCGCCGGGCCGTGCAGGACCTCCAGCGCCTCGCCTTCCGCGCCGGGCGTCTGGAACGCGAGCGCAAGGCGGCCGAGAAGGCCCTGGAGAAGGCCGACGTGGCCGTGCTGGCCCGCGAGACCGCCGCGCAGCAGACCCGCGCCGAGGGCTGGAACGAATTGCAGGCCGAGTGGAGCGCCTGGAGCCAGCAGGCCCGCCACTACCCCGGCTGGCCCGACCTCGCCTCGGCGTACGACCGCGCCCCCACCGAGGCCGCCGCCGCTCTGGCGCAGGCCCTGCGCACCCGTCCCGAAGCCGCCCTGGCCGACCAGGCCGGCTGGCGCGCACGCCTGGAAGACGTCCTGGCCGGGCTGCCGATGGACACCGGCCGCAAGACCGGCATCTGGCCCGCCCCTGCCGCGCAGGCGCCCAGGCCCGCTGCGGCCCCGCCACCCGTGCTCGACTTCGACTTCGCGCCGGGCGAACTGCCGCTGGAGCGCGCCCCGGCTACGCCCCAGCCCCGCACGGCTCCGGCTCCGGCGCCTGGCCCACGTCAGAAGGGCTCCGGCCCTACCGCCGCGCCACTGGGCAGTCTGGAAGCCCTGGAGGCCGACGAGTTCGGAACGGATGGGGACGGCTCCGGTCTGGATGCCGGCCTGGGCGACTGGGACGACGATGACGACATGCCCTTCGGGCCGAGCAGCCCGGCAGGACGCCCCCCGCGCGCCGCACCTTCCGCGCGCCCGGCGGCCCACGCAGCCCCCTGGGAGAGCGCCGACCCCGAACCGCGCGGCCGGCCGGCTCCGGGCGCGGCAGTCCAGACGCAGCTGCCCCCGGCTTCCGCCCGGCAAGCCCCCCAGGCCCCGGCCACTTCCCGCCAGGGTGCGCTGCCGCTGGCCCTGCCCCAGGACAGCCTGCTCGATCCGCTGCCCCCGGTCGCCCTGAACCTGACGGCGCTGGACGTGGCGGCCCGGCAGCGTGCCGGCCTCATCGACGAGACCCTGCGGCACTTCGGGCTCTCGGCGCGCGTGGTGGACTATGCGCGCGGCCCCACCGTGACCCGCTACGAGATCGAGCCTGCTCCCGGCGAGAAGATCAGCCGCATCGCCTCCCTGTCCAACGACCTCGCCCGCGCGCTGGCGGTCGGCGGCGTGCGCGTCGAGGCCCCGGTGCCCGGCAAGAGCGTGATCGGCCTGGAAGTTCCCAACGCCGAGCGCGAACCCGTCACCTTCCATCAGGCGGCCGACGCGCCGACCTTCCGCAGCTCGCGCGCCAAACTGCCGATCATCCTAGGCAAGAGCATCGACGGCGAGCTGATGGTCGGCGACCTCGCCAAGATGCCGCACCTGCTCGTCGCCGGCTCGACAGGATCGGGCAAGTCGGTGTGCGTCAACACGCTCATCACCTCGCTGCTGTTCAAGTACCTGCCTACCGAGCTGCGCTTCCTGATGATCGATCCCAAGATGGTCGAGCTGACGCCCTACGACGGCATCCCGCACCTCGTGCGCGGCGTCGTGACGAACCCGGTGGACGCCGCCGGGGTGCTGCTCGGCGCGGTCGCCCACATGGAGCGGCGCTACAAGATGATGAGCCAGGTCGGGGCCAAGAACCTCGAGCAGTACAATGCCAAGATGCGCCAGGTGGGCGAGGTCGAGCTGCCGCACCTCGTGATCATCATCGACGAGCTCGCCGACCTGATGATCACCAGCCCCAAGGAGGTCGAGTCGGCCATCATGCGCCTCGCCCAGATGGCGCGCGCCACCGGCATGCACCTCGTGCTGGCGACCCAGCGGCCCAGCGTGGACATCCTGACCAGCCTCATCAAAGTGAACGTACCCGCCCGCATCGCTTTCGCGGTGAGCAGCAGCCACGACTCGCGCACCATCCTGGACAGCGTGGGGGCCGAGCGCCTGACCGGCATGGGCGACATGCTGTTCTACCAGCCGGGTCTCGTCAAGCCGCTGCGCCTCCAGGGGCCGTACATCTCGGAAAACGAGTCGGCGCGCATCACCGAGGAGCTGCGCCGCCAGGTCTTCGAGGACGATTTCGTCGAGGCCTACGGCACCGACTTCGACGGCGGCATCGAGGCCAGCGGCCCGGGCGCGAACGGCTCCAACCTGGATTTCAGCGATCCGCTGCTGCGTCAGGCGGCCCAGATCTGCATCGAGGAAGGACAGGGCAGCGTGTCGCGCCTGCAACGCCGGCTCTCGGTCGGGCACGCGCGGGCGGGCAAGCTCATGGACCTGCTCGAGGCGATGGGCATCGTCTCCAAGCATCAGGGGAGCAAGCCGCGCGAGGTGCTGATCGGAGAAGCGCAGCTGCCGGAATTCTTCGGCCGCTGA
- a CDS encoding NADH-quinone oxidoreductase subunit 15 has translation MTHSDSALYAGWTELLGWLEAEAQARGLTYGKVADFPDYIYRMERPYDLPTTVMSAGVSSGGQPLLVAAVSPRHADLKAVSLRLMGGSKHWHLHAGTRGLLEGKRPFTRERLGAVLDGALRGL, from the coding sequence ATGACACACAGCGACTCGGCGTTGTACGCGGGGTGGACGGAACTTCTGGGCTGGCTGGAGGCCGAAGCGCAGGCGCGCGGGCTGACCTACGGCAAGGTCGCGGACTTCCCGGACTACATCTACCGCATGGAGCGGCCCTACGACCTGCCCACCACCGTCATGAGCGCGGGGGTCAGCTCGGGGGGCCAGCCGCTGCTCGTCGCGGCCGTCAGCCCGCGCCACGCCGACCTCAAGGCCGTGTCCCTGCGGCTGATGGGCGGCAGCAAGCACTGGCACCTGCACGCCGGCACGCGCGGACTGCTGGAGGGCAAGCGGCCCTTCACGCGCGAGCGGCTGGGCGCCGTGCTCGACGGGGCGCTCCGGGGGCTGTAG
- the ligA gene encoding NAD-dependent DNA ligase LigA, whose translation MTQASSPAQAPENADPHARYLALRDEVARHNRAYYEQDAPDITDDAYDALARELRALEEAHPEWVTADTPTGGVGGAPSAAFVPVEHPTPMTSLDNVFDDAELREWQEKLARSLNLPADYDSFTFTGELKIDGLSVNLYYKGGELQWAATRGNGRVGEIVTAQVLTIPGLPQKLEGLSGELEVRGEVYLSRADFAAFNAQAEELGTPLLKNPRNGAAGALRQKDPEVTRTRNLKAIFYSLGKRDGVPARTQGEVLAWLAERGFPTSRYSERLEGIAAAADYHARMVAGRADFEFDADGTVLKLDPLDLQDEAGFTSRAPRWAIAYKFPVEEVETTLESITINVGRTGKLAPLAHLSPRLIEGSTVSKATLHNEDYIADMDLRVGDTVVVRKSGGVIPQIMRVLPEKRPEGTVPFAFPEHCPVCGHGAVRAEGDANTYCPNPACPAQNFERIRYFVSRGAMDVRGIGDKLVAQLLEQGLVKDAADLYLLTAEQLAALERGGDKKAANILGQLEASKARPLWRLVNALGMSHVGERGAQALARAFGSLDALLAATPEQVAAVPGMGGVIAQSVTAALADPAMQDLLRRLRGAGVDPQAEATARGEQLRGLNFVLTGTLGEPREAVKARLEAAGGRVTGSVTGKTSYLVAGEEAGSKLARAQELGVAVLDEAGLAALLAEKGVGAAPQDPAADA comes from the coding sequence ATGACGCAGGCTTCCTCCCCGGCCCAGGCACCGGAAAACGCCGATCCGCACGCCCGTTACCTCGCGCTCCGGGATGAGGTCGCGCGCCACAACCGCGCCTATTACGAGCAGGACGCCCCGGACATCACGGACGACGCCTACGACGCCCTGGCCCGCGAGTTGCGCGCGCTGGAGGAGGCGCACCCCGAGTGGGTCACGGCGGATACCCCCACCGGGGGCGTCGGGGGCGCGCCGAGTGCGGCCTTCGTGCCGGTCGAGCACCCCACGCCCATGACCAGCCTCGACAACGTCTTCGACGACGCCGAACTGCGCGAATGGCAGGAGAAGCTGGCGCGCTCGCTGAACCTGCCGGCCGACTACGACAGCTTCACGTTCACGGGCGAACTCAAGATCGACGGCCTGAGCGTGAACCTGTACTACAAGGGCGGCGAGTTGCAGTGGGCCGCCACGCGCGGCAACGGCCGGGTGGGCGAGATCGTGACCGCGCAGGTGCTCACCATTCCGGGGCTGCCCCAGAAGCTGGAGGGCCTGAGCGGCGAGCTGGAGGTGCGCGGCGAGGTGTACCTGTCGCGCGCCGACTTCGCGGCCTTCAACGCACAGGCCGAGGAACTGGGCACGCCCCTCCTCAAAAACCCCCGCAACGGGGCCGCCGGGGCGCTGCGCCAGAAGGACCCCGAGGTGACGCGCACCCGGAACCTCAAGGCCATCTTCTACTCGCTGGGCAAACGTGACGGCGTGCCCGCCCGCACCCAGGGCGAGGTGCTGGCCTGGCTGGCGGAGCGGGGCTTTCCGACCAGCCGCTACTCCGAACGCCTGGAGGGGATCGCCGCCGCCGCCGACTACCACGCGCGCATGGTCGCCGGGCGCGCCGACTTCGAGTTCGACGCCGACGGCACGGTGCTCAAGCTCGATCCGCTGGACCTTCAGGACGAGGCGGGCTTCACCAGCCGCGCGCCGCGCTGGGCCATCGCCTACAAGTTCCCGGTCGAGGAGGTCGAGACGACGCTGGAGAGCATCACCATCAACGTGGGGCGCACCGGCAAGCTCGCGCCGCTGGCGCACCTCTCGCCCCGGCTCATCGAGGGCAGCACGGTCAGCAAGGCCACGCTGCACAACGAGGACTACATCGCCGACATGGACCTGCGGGTGGGGGACACGGTGGTCGTGCGCAAGTCGGGCGGCGTGATTCCGCAGATCATGCGGGTGCTGCCCGAAAAGCGCCCCGAGGGAACCGTGCCCTTCGCCTTCCCGGAACACTGCCCGGTGTGCGGCCACGGGGCGGTGCGGGCCGAGGGCGACGCCAACACCTACTGTCCCAACCCCGCCTGCCCGGCGCAGAACTTCGAGCGTATCCGCTATTTCGTGTCGCGCGGGGCGATGGACGTGCGCGGGATCGGGGACAAGCTGGTCGCGCAACTCCTCGAACAGGGGCTGGTGAAGGACGCGGCCGACCTGTACCTCCTGACGGCCGAGCAGCTCGCGGCGCTGGAGCGCGGCGGCGACAAGAAGGCCGCCAACATCCTGGGGCAGCTGGAGGCCAGCAAGGCGCGGCCCCTGTGGCGGCTGGTGAACGCGCTGGGCATGAGCCACGTGGGCGAGCGCGGCGCGCAGGCACTGGCCCGCGCCTTCGGATCGCTGGACGCGCTGTTGGCCGCCACGCCCGAACAGGTGGCGGCCGTGCCGGGCATGGGCGGCGTCATCGCCCAGAGCGTGACGGCGGCGCTGGCCGACCCCGCCATGCAGGACCTGCTGCGGCGGCTGCGCGGGGCCGGGGTGGACCCGCAGGCGGAGGCCACGGCGCGCGGCGAGCAGCTGCGCGGCCTGAACTTCGTGCTCACCGGTACCCTGGGCGAGCCGCGCGAGGCGGTCAAGGCCCGGCTGGAAGCCGCCGGGGGCCGCGTGACCGGCAGCGTGACCGGCAAGACGAGCTACCTCGTGGCGGGCGAGGAGGCCGGCAGCAAGCTCGCCCGCGCCCAGGAACTCGGGGTGGCGGTGCTGGACGAGGCGGGGCTGGCCGCGCTGCTGGCCGAGAAGGGCGTGGGCGCCGCGCCGCAGGACCCGGCCGCCGACGCCTGA